The following are from one region of the Candidatus Obscuribacterales bacterium genome:
- a CDS encoding sulfite exporter TauE/SafE family protein, with the protein MNLDFVYLGKATFLGVVAGLLSGAFGIGGGMVATPMTRMWLQLDPYKAIGTALVLVAPTAISGAMRYVKEGIYSKFLSRACLVPAIIGTVIGSFVCRYLNGHVLMMVVALLIAMSGLDFATGIVGLVLGKFKKQEAKLASLAPVGKLTYVASVVGLTTGFLSGLVGIGGGFILVPAFVYIFRVPIKEAIGTSLLTVAAVAVPGAIVHAIHDHVNLGVASAMIVGSIPGARIGASISLRLKDSVIKRAFGVLLLVVSIVFALKEIHSLFTSG; encoded by the coding sequence GTGAACTTGGATTTCGTCTATCTAGGTAAAGCGACTTTCCTTGGCGTGGTGGCAGGTCTGCTTTCAGGTGCTTTCGGTATTGGTGGCGGCATGGTGGCAACACCAATGACCCGAATGTGGCTGCAACTAGATCCTTACAAGGCAATAGGGACGGCCCTTGTATTGGTTGCACCCACAGCAATTTCCGGGGCTATGCGTTACGTCAAAGAGGGCATTTATTCAAAATTCTTGTCTCGCGCGTGCCTAGTGCCGGCCATCATCGGCACGGTAATTGGTTCTTTCGTTTGTCGTTATCTCAACGGTCATGTCTTGATGATGGTTGTTGCTCTTCTAATAGCTATGAGCGGTCTTGATTTTGCAACTGGAATAGTAGGATTGGTTTTGGGCAAGTTTAAAAAGCAAGAGGCTAAATTGGCCAGCTTGGCTCCTGTTGGCAAATTGACATATGTTGCTTCTGTCGTGGGACTAACAACAGGATTTTTGTCCGGACTCGTTGGCATTGGCGGCGGCTTTATTCTGGTGCCTGCTTTTGTCTATATCTTTCGTGTACCAATAAAAGAAGCCATAGGCACATCATTACTAACTGTAGCTGCTGTTGCAGTTCCCGGAGCCATTGTTCATGCAATACATGATCATGTGAATTTGGGCGTGGCATCAGCTATGATCGTGGGATCAATACCTGGAGCACGCATTGGCGCATCTATTTCCTTGCGTTTGAAGGATTCCGTCATAAAACGTGCCTTCGGTGTCCTCTTATTGGTTGTCTCAATTGTTTTTGCCTTGAAGGAAATTCATTCGCTTTTTACTTCAGGGTAA
- a CDS encoding OmpH family outer membrane protein, with product MKKQIVTSICSALLLSMVAITGPAFAQKAATPTTVKLGYYNYNMVKTSFPEAAGSDSLRQQAESQLRAFQEDANKRLQKAQDDKKPKEEIEKLKNELQAEYNGRLQALSQLVSTQVAIANQNIAQALNLVMKDKGLDLVVDTSTILAGGDKLVNNGIDVTDEVVKKLNPARGLTSGGGGGSAPAPKTGAGGGAAPQ from the coding sequence ATGAAGAAACAGATAGTAACCAGTATTTGCAGTGCCTTGCTCCTGAGCATGGTAGCAATTACCGGACCGGCTTTCGCTCAGAAGGCAGCCACGCCAACAACAGTGAAGCTCGGCTATTACAACTACAACATGGTCAAGACGTCTTTCCCAGAAGCTGCTGGCTCAGACTCGTTGAGACAACAAGCGGAAAGCCAACTAAGAGCTTTCCAAGAAGATGCCAACAAGCGTCTGCAAAAGGCTCAAGACGATAAGAAGCCCAAAGAAGAAATCGAAAAGCTGAAGAACGAATTGCAAGCTGAATACAATGGCAGATTGCAAGCACTTTCTCAATTGGTTTCAACTCAAGTAGCAATTGCCAACCAGAATATTGCCCAAGCCTTGAACTTAGTAATGAAGGACAAGGGTCTGGATTTGGTAGTTGATACCAGCACAATTTTGGCAGGCGGCGACAAGCTGGTTAATAACGGCATTGACGTTACCGACGAAGTTGTTAAGAAGCTCAATCCAGCACGTGGATTAACGAGCGGTGGCGGCGGTGGTTCTGCTCCAGCACCAAAAACTGGTGCCGGCGGTGGTGCTGCTCCACAGTAA
- a CDS encoding cyclase family protein, giving the protein MTTLIDLTRPLEIVDKKEFPAMLMPLYRIICPEIDFVDHAQGAKIMQEIFSCPTTDLPNGEGWAEDNLSISSHLGTHVDAPWHYGSTCNGAPAKTVDQIPLSDLFCDGVVLDLSHLKGTGKGISIDDLKAALAKIPYEIKPGDAALIRTDHDKFALNDPMRYFYPGLTRESALWLAEKGIKVGGTDATGWDRPFPVMVNDYKTSGDKKHIWDAHYAYRDAEVYVVQQLVNLDKLPASNFKVAFFPLKLVGASAAPCRAVGFVDL; this is encoded by the coding sequence ATGACAACGCTAATTGATCTCACTCGTCCATTGGAAATCGTCGACAAAAAGGAATTTCCAGCAATGCTGATGCCTCTCTATCGCATCATTTGTCCGGAGATAGATTTTGTCGATCATGCACAAGGTGCCAAAATCATGCAGGAAATTTTTTCCTGTCCGACAACAGATCTTCCCAATGGAGAAGGTTGGGCGGAAGACAACCTCAGCATATCGAGCCATCTGGGCACGCATGTCGATGCACCGTGGCATTATGGCAGTACTTGCAATGGTGCCCCTGCTAAAACTGTGGATCAAATTCCGCTGTCAGATCTTTTTTGTGATGGCGTCGTCCTTGATCTTTCCCATTTGAAAGGAACAGGAAAAGGAATATCGATTGATGATCTAAAAGCTGCGCTTGCCAAAATTCCTTATGAGATAAAGCCTGGAGATGCAGCATTGATCCGCACTGATCATGACAAATTTGCATTGAATGATCCGATGCGCTACTTCTATCCCGGACTTACACGAGAGTCGGCTTTGTGGTTGGCCGAAAAAGGTATTAAGGTTGGCGGCACGGATGCCACCGGCTGGGATAGACCTTTTCCTGTCATGGTAAACGACTACAAAACATCAGGAGATAAAAAGCACATTTGGGATGCGCACTATGCCTATCGTGATGCGGAAGTCTATGTTGTCCAGCAACTAGTCAATTTAGACAAGCTGCCGGCTTCTAATTTTAAGGTCGCCTTTTTCCCCCTGAAACTAGTTGGTGCCAGCGCCGCTCCGTGTCGAGCCGTTGGATTTGTTGACCTATAG
- a CDS encoding SagB/ThcOx family dehydrogenase, producing MMIIDSPFYKYHHQTKHTVEKLSSNRHFLDWANQPNPFRFYDGAPEIALPHELLVVPRTFFESMDNLFSEKYPEPHKADSTFVSNLLFYSMAISAWKEIRGTDHRWALRVNPSSGNLHPTDTHLLLNGIEGLPDGAYHYYVPRHSLEHRSEANLGPQLWRAVSGQDVSPKLVICLTSIFWRESWKYQSRAFRYCNHDLGHALASIMLSANILGWKVHAIGEFPDAEVIQLLGLEGNDEKPFLIIGAFPAGEQQVSCSSFDFPCVNDIEFRGVPNVLSQEEIKYPAIDAVYDSTVIDKNTWRARFAQDLPELTVGAIFEDLKETAFKTDAAVAKELDESVHKIIRMRRSAVDMDGIRSMPQAEFELILKTLGRGFSADFQTNGQRGFHLIDLYFYVHRVDGLAPGVYYWRRQTEKLQPLAIGDQKQVAKFVSCFQDIAADGCFAVSMVANFNLGYELFGNRCYRYAHYEAGLIGQWLYLASTALNYQATGIGCFLDDEINTYLPLPDGQEVVYNFTVGEAVFDPRLTTLPAYDFLN from the coding sequence ATGATGATAATTGATTCGCCATTTTATAAGTACCATCATCAGACAAAACATACTGTTGAAAAGCTCAGTTCAAATAGACATTTTCTAGATTGGGCAAATCAGCCTAATCCGTTTCGTTTTTATGACGGTGCACCGGAAATTGCCTTGCCGCACGAGTTACTTGTTGTGCCTAGGACGTTCTTTGAGTCGATGGACAATCTCTTCTCGGAAAAGTATCCTGAGCCACACAAGGCGGATTCTACCTTTGTATCTAATCTGTTGTTTTACTCAATGGCTATTAGCGCCTGGAAAGAGATACGAGGCACCGATCATCGTTGGGCGTTAAGAGTCAATCCATCATCAGGTAATTTGCATCCGACAGACACTCATTTGCTTTTAAACGGCATTGAGGGACTGCCTGATGGCGCCTATCACTACTACGTGCCGCGACACTCTCTGGAACATAGATCTGAAGCCAATTTGGGACCACAGCTCTGGCGAGCAGTGAGCGGTCAAGACGTTTCGCCGAAATTAGTAATTTGTCTGACTTCCATATTCTGGCGCGAATCATGGAAGTATCAAAGTCGCGCATTTCGCTATTGCAATCATGATTTGGGGCATGCGCTGGCTTCAATTATGTTGTCGGCTAATATTCTTGGTTGGAAGGTGCATGCAATTGGTGAATTTCCTGATGCAGAAGTCATTCAACTGCTGGGACTAGAAGGCAACGATGAGAAACCGTTTCTAATTATTGGAGCTTTTCCGGCAGGTGAGCAACAAGTTAGTTGCTCTAGCTTCGACTTTCCTTGCGTAAATGACATTGAATTTAGAGGCGTGCCTAATGTTTTGTCTCAAGAGGAAATTAAGTATCCTGCAATTGACGCCGTATATGATTCAACCGTAATTGACAAAAATACATGGCGCGCCCGATTTGCGCAGGATCTTCCAGAATTGACTGTAGGAGCGATTTTCGAGGATCTGAAGGAAACGGCATTTAAGACGGACGCGGCTGTAGCAAAAGAACTTGATGAGTCTGTTCACAAAATAATTCGCATGCGCAGATCGGCTGTCGATATGGACGGAATACGTTCAATGCCCCAAGCTGAATTTGAGCTTATACTAAAAACTTTGGGCAGAGGATTTAGTGCTGACTTTCAAACTAATGGACAGCGTGGTTTTCATTTGATTGATTTGTACTTTTACGTTCACCGCGTGGATGGGCTGGCACCGGGTGTTTATTACTGGAGAAGACAGACTGAGAAGCTTCAGCCTCTGGCAATAGGCGATCAAAAGCAAGTCGCCAAATTTGTCAGTTGCTTTCAGGACATTGCAGCCGATGGTTGTTTTGCTGTTTCAATGGTAGCCAACTTCAATTTAGGATATGAGTTGTTTGGTAATCGTTGTTATCGCTATGCGCACTACGAGGCTGGTCTTATTGGTCAGTGGCTTTATTTAGCCTCTACTGCGCTTAACTATCAGGCAACAGGAATTGGCTGCTTCCTTGATGATGAGATAAACACTTATTTGCCGTTGCCAGATGGGCAAGAAGTCGTCTATAACTTCACCGTTGGTGAAGCAGTATTTGATCCAAGACTTACGACTCTTCCGGCTTACGACTTTCTCAATTAG
- a CDS encoding DUF4330 domain-containing protein gives MNNEFKLFGRLNAIDSCLIAIILLSALGFGMARAGHAGVDKVIKGVEQVAIDVYITGLKTEDQDLFKVGDTASITIRNQPVKPPMAIAAVKHWAKQVSFMAPDGKKAVAFADPAQPLAHDFLVTVVDQAEVTDDGYVIRGNKIKVGNQVELESFKYRAQGVVVDIHKYNK, from the coding sequence GTGAATAACGAATTCAAGTTGTTTGGACGACTTAATGCAATTGATTCCTGCTTGATTGCCATCATACTCTTGTCAGCCCTCGGTTTTGGCATGGCCAGAGCCGGACATGCCGGAGTAGACAAGGTAATTAAAGGCGTTGAGCAAGTAGCAATTGATGTTTACATAACGGGCTTGAAAACAGAAGATCAAGATCTTTTCAAAGTCGGTGACACAGCCTCCATTACTATTCGCAACCAACCGGTAAAGCCACCAATGGCCATAGCAGCTGTTAAACACTGGGCTAAGCAAGTGTCCTTCATGGCTCCTGATGGAAAAAAAGCTGTTGCTTTTGCTGATCCTGCCCAACCGTTAGCCCATGATTTTCTAGTAACTGTAGTAGATCAGGCTGAAGTAACTGACGACGGTTATGTGATTCGAGGCAACAAAATAAAAGTAGGCAACCAGGTTGAACTGGAATCCTTTAAGTATCGCGCCCAAGGCGTTGTTGTCGACATTCACAAGTACAACAAATAA
- a CDS encoding slipin family protein, producing the protein MFELLSVLGVIGGLICLSGIKFVKEYDRLVVFSFGRVTGVRGPGPVVIIPLVEQTKKVDTRIITMAIPMQEIITKDNVSAKTAAVCFFQVVDPYKVVTKVEDPVMATSQIAQTTLRSVLGQHDLDHLLSERDTINAKLQAIIDRQTEGWGIKVIGVEVKDVEIPEQMQRAMARQAEAERERRAKIVSAEGELQAAEKLAMAAEVISNQPGAMQLRQLQTMVEVSAEKNSTLIFPIPIELLELGKSLGSTIKIPQKEKQNEKA; encoded by the coding sequence ATGTTTGAGTTACTTTCTGTATTAGGAGTTATTGGCGGTCTTATATGCCTATCCGGCATAAAGTTTGTCAAAGAGTATGATCGCTTGGTCGTGTTCAGCTTCGGCAGAGTTACAGGCGTTCGTGGTCCAGGACCTGTAGTAATTATTCCTCTGGTTGAACAAACCAAGAAAGTGGACACAAGAATAATAACCATGGCTATACCGATGCAGGAGATTATCACCAAGGACAATGTCTCAGCCAAAACTGCAGCCGTCTGCTTCTTCCAAGTAGTTGATCCGTATAAAGTCGTCACTAAAGTAGAAGATCCTGTCATGGCAACCAGCCAAATCGCGCAGACAACTTTGCGAAGCGTGCTTGGTCAACATGACCTTGATCACCTGCTTTCCGAACGTGACACCATCAATGCAAAGCTACAAGCAATAATTGACCGTCAAACAGAAGGCTGGGGCATTAAGGTCATAGGCGTTGAAGTTAAGGATGTGGAAATTCCTGAGCAAATGCAGCGGGCAATGGCAAGACAAGCAGAAGCCGAAAGAGAAAGAAGAGCAAAAATTGTTTCTGCCGAAGGTGAATTGCAAGCAGCCGAGAAACTCGCTATGGCAGCTGAGGTAATTTCCAACCAACCAGGAGCTATGCAGTTACGTCAACTGCAAACGATGGTGGAGGTTTCTGCAGAGAAAAATTCAACGCTCATATTTCCAATCCCCATTGAACTCTTGGAACTAGGAAAGAGTCTGGGCAGCACAATTAAGATTCCGCAGAAAGAAAAGCAAAACGAGAAAGCCTAA
- a CDS encoding O-antigen ligase family protein has translation MASIVSLEKADAGWQTTFENSLFGNLIKSVNSFLAKLTQSKFQSLGTTLQWFSFLAVILLAFMLPLPQFASDKEGLAVIVLAALAMRILGTFLGGKEKYSATTLDALIVALLAANVVATFASRYFADSVIGLAKVVVYTASYFLFSAGLNRQPKKIILVISSLVLSGLLISLYGLYQYKIGVAPLATWEDPTLESKATRIYATLNNPNLLAGYLVPLLPLSFALTAVSIAARKFILAILPAGATAIIFAALLLTGSRGGFIALGAIAFVLGVVIFEWLFVEKPKTRLLLMSAVVLLPLIAYASLQFVPSFNQRITSIFAGREHSSNSYRMNVWESSWQMFLDNWWIGIGPGNKTFRLAYGLYMRSGFDALGTYCVPLEVAVETGIIGFLLFVAIIIVSLTRAHLTFWQAKDAYVRWLAAGIAAAIVGVMAHGLVDTVFFRPQVQLIFWFLLAASVALRQYCRKSESN, from the coding sequence ATGGCCTCTATTGTGTCCCTGGAAAAGGCCGATGCCGGCTGGCAGACAACTTTTGAAAATTCGCTTTTCGGAAACCTAATTAAGTCAGTAAATAGTTTTCTTGCCAAACTGACTCAATCCAAATTTCAGTCCTTGGGCACGACTCTTCAATGGTTTAGTTTTCTAGCTGTAATTCTGCTTGCCTTTATGTTGCCCCTGCCGCAGTTTGCCAGCGATAAGGAAGGTCTTGCCGTAATTGTCCTCGCCGCGCTTGCAATGAGAATTTTGGGCACGTTTTTAGGCGGTAAGGAAAAATACTCGGCAACAACGCTCGACGCGCTCATTGTTGCTCTTTTGGCTGCAAATGTCGTAGCGACATTTGCCTCCCGTTACTTTGCAGACAGTGTTATTGGACTTGCTAAAGTAGTCGTCTATACAGCTAGTTATTTTCTTTTTTCCGCAGGTCTTAACAGGCAACCTAAAAAGATAATTTTAGTAATAAGTTCCCTTGTCTTGTCGGGTCTCCTAATTTCACTCTATGGTCTCTACCAGTACAAGATAGGCGTGGCGCCATTAGCTACTTGGGAGGATCCTACTCTCGAGTCAAAAGCAACACGAATTTATGCAACGCTCAACAATCCTAATTTGTTAGCCGGATATTTGGTACCACTATTACCGCTATCCTTTGCCTTAACAGCAGTTTCGATTGCTGCCAGGAAATTCATTCTGGCAATTTTGCCGGCCGGCGCAACAGCAATTATTTTTGCAGCTCTTTTGCTAACAGGAAGCAGGGGAGGCTTCATCGCACTTGGCGCTATTGCCTTTGTCTTAGGCGTCGTTATCTTTGAATGGCTCTTTGTAGAAAAACCAAAAACACGTCTGCTTCTGATGTCCGCGGTAGTTCTTCTTCCCCTAATTGCTTATGCTTCTCTGCAGTTTGTACCGAGTTTCAATCAGCGAATCACTTCTATTTTTGCCGGACGCGAACACTCATCTAATTCGTACCGCATGAATGTCTGGGAGTCTTCCTGGCAAATGTTTTTGGACAACTGGTGGATTGGCATAGGACCCGGCAACAAAACTTTCAGACTTGCTTATGGACTCTATATGCGCAGCGGTTTTGATGCTTTAGGTACCTATTGCGTGCCTTTGGAAGTAGCAGTTGAAACAGGTATCATAGGATTTCTTTTATTTGTTGCAATAATCATTGTTTCCCTGACGCGAGCGCATCTGACTTTTTGGCAAGCAAAAGATGCGTATGTCCGTTGGCTTGCCGCCGGTATCGCTGCAGCAATCGTGGGCGTAATGGCACACGGCTTAGTCGACACAGTCTTTTTCCGCCCGCAAGTACAGTTGATATTTTGGTTCTTGCTTGCTGCTTCCGTTGCGCTAAGACAATACTGCCGGAAATCAGAATCTAATTGA
- a CDS encoding rhomboid family intramembrane serine protease, producing MFPVYDDNQSSSKPIVTWVLIVINVFVFVNEVTMPEGALNSFLDVWGTVPSKLTHSPGTGEYLTLFTSMFLHGGWSHLIGNMWFLHIFGDNVEDRMGHFKYLLFYLICGIAASLAQVYSDINTTIPGIGASGAISGVLGAYLILFPGARVRTYIGTYTSIWVPAVFFIVIWFMMQFLPALASMNLAGAKTGGIAFWAHVGGFIAGVVLVKLFASGSRESQATLRHF from the coding sequence ATGTTTCCTGTATATGATGACAATCAATCTTCCAGCAAGCCCATAGTCACCTGGGTCCTTATCGTCATTAACGTATTTGTCTTTGTAAACGAAGTGACGATGCCGGAAGGTGCGCTCAACAGCTTTCTCGATGTCTGGGGTACGGTTCCTTCGAAGCTGACGCATAGTCCAGGCACGGGCGAGTATCTGACCTTGTTTACGTCCATGTTTTTGCATGGCGGTTGGTCTCACCTCATAGGCAATATGTGGTTTTTGCATATTTTTGGCGACAATGTCGAAGACCGCATGGGACATTTCAAATATCTGCTTTTCTATTTGATCTGTGGCATTGCAGCCTCACTTGCTCAGGTCTACTCAGACATAAACACAACTATTCCAGGAATAGGCGCAAGCGGAGCAATTTCAGGTGTTTTAGGTGCGTACTTAATTCTTTTCCCCGGTGCTAGAGTAAGAACATATATCGGCACTTATACAAGTATTTGGGTGCCGGCTGTATTTTTCATTGTCATCTGGTTCATGATGCAATTTTTGCCGGCACTAGCCAGCATGAATTTGGCAGGGGCCAAGACAGGCGGTATAGCCTTTTGGGCGCACGTGGGTGGTTTCATAGCAGGAGTCGTGCTGGTGAAACTGTTTGCTTCAGGTTCAAGAGAAAGCCAAGCTACTTTACGGCACTTCTAA
- a CDS encoding bifunctional hydroxymethylpyrimidine kinase/phosphomethylpyrimidine kinase, giving the protein MSNPHTPKDSPGDLGKDKPDEAEQKPDSLSFSDLLSDKAQPGGGSASSSATPTNFSYMGDKPFFQARKSEFAHETKGEIKPLIDKFLKGTEPSDKDEMTETERQAILNTREDLVKATTAADGVLHALHLARLYQQLRYIEEAKQATLLSLGLSPDDHSSRELFKELERMHPPDLAVSQARTNLHELSKTKLRERIKQLSSGRVIVFGDLLIDEYVEGKPERISREAPVLILEHVDTELILGGAANTANNVAALGATCHAIGVCGRDDYAVKLTRMFESTGITHGLVQDVSRPTPVKTRILSKSHSHLQQLLRMDRISHEEISSSIESKLIEKVKQAAGQYQAIVLSDYRGGIMTSAVIKACRQIAQEKNILLIVDAQDHFERFQDVTLITPNQTDTEKAVGFAINSTESLKEAGKKLMLITGSKALLITRGAEGMVLFEKGQEMVELPAFNVSEVFDVSGAGDTVAATMALAIVTGASFVEAMALGNLAASIVVKKPGTAVTSQKEMLQALDHVAMPED; this is encoded by the coding sequence GTGTCCAATCCCCATACACCGAAAGATTCACCAGGCGACTTAGGCAAAGACAAGCCGGACGAGGCTGAACAAAAGCCTGATTCACTTTCCTTTTCCGACCTCCTGTCCGATAAGGCGCAACCCGGGGGCGGTTCGGCATCAAGTTCGGCTACGCCGACAAACTTTTCTTACATGGGCGACAAACCCTTTTTCCAGGCGCGCAAATCGGAATTTGCCCACGAGACAAAAGGTGAAATCAAGCCCTTAATTGACAAGTTTCTCAAGGGGACAGAGCCTTCAGACAAGGACGAAATGACCGAAACTGAAAGGCAAGCCATACTCAACACGCGAGAGGATTTGGTGAAGGCGACAACGGCCGCCGACGGCGTCTTACATGCCCTTCATTTAGCCCGACTTTATCAGCAGTTACGGTATATTGAGGAGGCAAAGCAAGCTACACTTTTGTCTTTGGGCTTGAGTCCCGACGACCATTCAAGCAGGGAATTATTTAAGGAATTGGAAAGAATGCATCCACCTGATCTAGCTGTTTCTCAAGCCCGCACAAACTTACATGAGCTTAGCAAAACAAAGCTGCGCGAACGCATCAAACAATTATCTTCAGGGCGTGTAATTGTCTTTGGAGACTTACTAATTGATGAGTACGTTGAAGGAAAACCGGAACGTATTTCTCGCGAAGCACCAGTTCTTATTCTTGAACATGTGGATACTGAACTTATCTTAGGCGGGGCCGCCAACACTGCCAATAATGTCGCAGCTCTTGGGGCAACTTGCCATGCAATTGGCGTCTGCGGTAGAGACGATTACGCAGTCAAATTGACACGCATGTTTGAATCAACTGGTATCACTCACGGCCTCGTGCAAGATGTTTCAAGACCAACACCTGTAAAGACACGAATTCTCTCTAAGTCACATTCGCATCTGCAACAATTGCTTAGAATGGACCGCATTTCACACGAGGAAATTTCCAGTTCGATTGAATCGAAGCTCATTGAAAAGGTCAAACAAGCAGCAGGACAATACCAGGCAATTGTTCTTTCCGATTACCGCGGCGGCATTATGACTTCGGCTGTTATAAAAGCATGCCGTCAAATTGCCCAAGAGAAAAACATTCTCCTTATAGTCGATGCTCAAGATCACTTTGAGCGTTTTCAGGACGTCACACTTATTACACCCAATCAAACAGACACCGAAAAAGCCGTCGGTTTTGCTATAAATTCCACTGAATCTTTGAAAGAAGCCGGCAAAAAGCTCATGCTCATCACAGGCAGCAAAGCATTGCTCATTACTCGCGGTGCAGAGGGCATGGTTCTTTTTGAAAAAGGGCAGGAAATGGTTGAATTGCCGGCCTTCAATGTAAGTGAAGTTTTCGATGTAAGCGGAGCCGGCGACACGGTAGCTGCTACTATGGCGCTGGCCATTGTAACCGGAGCTAGTTTTGTGGAAGCCATGGCTTTAGGTAATTTAGCAGCAAGTATTGTTGTTAAAAAACCAGGCACTGCCGTCACTAGCCAAAAAGAAATGCTGCAGGCACTAGATCACGTGGCGATGCCTGAAGACTAG